In the genome of Cytophagia bacterium CHB2, one region contains:
- a CDS encoding ABC transporter ATP-binding protein, producing the protein MKPLLIINNLAVRFASSEKPERQVVGGFNLEVFPAETLALVGESGCGKTTIARAILRLLDAPGKITHGKILYQEENILALPEKRLRQIRWKEIGLIFQEPASALNPLRRAGSQVTEALRFH; encoded by the coding sequence ATGAAGCCGTTGCTGATCATTAACAATCTCGCCGTCCGTTTTGCCTCGTCTGAAAAACCGGAACGGCAAGTCGTCGGCGGTTTCAACTTGGAAGTTTTTCCGGCAGAAACATTGGCGCTCGTGGGTGAATCCGGGTGCGGCAAAACCACTATCGCACGCGCCATTCTGCGCTTGCTTGATGCGCCCGGAAAAATTACGCACGGCAAAATTTTGTATCAAGAAGAGAACATCCTGGCGCTGCCGGAAAAACGTTTGCGCCAAATTCGCTGGAAAGAGATTGGCCTGATCTTTCAAGAGCCGGCTTCTGCGCTCAATCCGTTGCGCCGCGCCGGCAGCCAAGTTACGGAGGCGCTGCGCTTTCATTT
- a CDS encoding ABC transporter permease, with protein MRALVSSRTWQRFMRQKLAGLGLILVLGWVVAGRFGTTLTSHNPTSANFEQRYQPPSWRHFLGTDQFGRDILSRLLLGSRLSLDLGLAVTVMALLIGTLLGVTAGYLGGALDALIMRGVDTLLAFPLIYLLVACVALFGADWKILVLIMSLTSWMDLARFVRAEVMSLKERDFIKAAHVLGFGRCRIMFRHLLPNALAPVIAFAALRLADVILLEASLSFLGLGIQPPAVSWGSIIRDGRDVLASAWWIATFPGLALLFTVMALNWVAEGLRKALDV; from the coding sequence ATGCGTGCTCTTGTCTCCTCGAGAACCTGGCAACGTTTTATGCGGCAAAAACTGGCGGGGCTGGGATTGATTTTGGTATTGGGTTGGGTGGTCGCCGGAAGGTTTGGGACAACCTTGACGTCTCATAATCCCACGTCCGCCAACTTCGAGCAACGCTATCAACCGCCGAGTTGGCGCCATTTCTTGGGTACGGATCAATTCGGCCGTGATATTTTGAGCCGCTTGCTGCTCGGCTCGCGCCTTTCGCTCGACCTGGGATTAGCCGTTACGGTGATGGCTCTGCTCATCGGTACGCTGCTCGGAGTCACGGCCGGATACCTGGGCGGTGCGCTCGACGCACTTATCATGCGCGGCGTCGATACGCTGCTGGCGTTTCCACTTATCTACTTGCTGGTCGCGTGCGTGGCGCTTTTCGGCGCGGACTGGAAAATATTGGTTTTGATAATGAGCTTGACCTCGTGGATGGACCTGGCGAGATTCGTGCGCGCCGAAGTCATGTCGCTGAAAGAACGCGATTTCATCAAAGCGGCACATGTGCTCGGGTTTGGCCGCTGCCGGATTATGTTTCGCCATCTTCTGCCCAATGCGTTGGCCCCAGTCATTGCTTTTGCCGCGTTGCGTCTCGCGGACGTGATTCTGCTCGAAGCAAGCCTGAGTTTTCTCGGGCTGGGAATTCAGCCGCCTGCGGTGAGCTGGGGGAGCATCATCCGCGATGGCCGCGATGTGCTGGCAAGCGCGTGGTGGATAGCAACGTTTCCCGGTTTGGCCCTTTTATTTACGGTCATGGCTTTGAATTGGGTGGCTGAGGGTTTGCGTAAGGCACTGGACGTATGA